The Lachnospiraceae bacterium KM106-2 nucleotide sequence AGGAATTAAGAAGAAATGGAGAAAATTACTTGAAAATTTTATTAGCAGAAGATGATACCACAATCAGACAACGTTTAATACAGTCGGTGAATAATAATATAATAAATTCTGAAATAACTTCATATAAGAGTGCAAATGAAACTTTGTGCTATGCGAAACAGAATAAGATAGATCTCTTTATTTTGGATATACAGCTAACAGATTACAAAGGAACCCATTTAGCAAAACAGATCAGAGCAATTCCAGAATATAAGTTTACGCCGATTATCTTTATTACCGCGTTAGCTGGAGAGGAATTGATGGCATACCGAGAGCTAAAGTGCTATAGCTTTATTACAAAACCATTTACGGAACAGGAGATATATGAAGCATTGAAAGAGGTTCAGGAATATATAGAGAATGTTTCTTCGAAAAAGAAGACAATTCGAATTGAACAGAAGTGCTATATCTTTGAATATGATGTCAATCAAATTTCTTATATAGAGTCATACGGAAAACAGATTTTAATCCATGTGAAAAGGAATCATACCATAGAGGTCGATCAGATTGCTGGGTATTCTTTAAAAGGGATGATGGAACTGTTAAGGGATTGTCAGTTTGTGCAGTGTCATAAAAGTTATCTAGTCAATTGTAATGAAATCAGTCGAATCGATAAGAGTAATAATATTATATATATTAGAGAAAACGAGGAGCCAATTCCAATTGGAAATAAGTTCAGAGAGCTTATATTAGGAGAGAGATAGATGGACATGATTCATATCTTTATAATAACATTACTAGATGTGATATCCTTGTTTGTACTCTGCAACATACTTTTATCAAAAGAAGAGGTTTCAAGTGCTAATTGGGTGAAATGGTTGGTTTGCGTCACTCTGTTTTATTTATTTTCACGGATTGAATTTACCAGTTGGGATCAATCAATTACGACAGACTTGCAAATATTCAATATGGATATACTGCCAGTAAGTTCATTTGGTGGAACCATTCTATTATGTATTGTACTAATGATAAGTAATAGTTTATTTTTGAAAATGAGTAATCAAAAATCCTTTTTAGGAACCATGTTTTTACTTAGTTCATTCATTTTTATTCGTGTATTTGCTATTATTTTATGTTCGCCCATTGGAAGAGAGGGATACGTATATTCCGTTCTGTTTCGTATTGTAACATTCATTATTATACTTGTGATAGCATCATTTCGTCCATACCATAGATTAGAACGATGGATGATAGAAAATAATATGATTACCAAGTTTTCAGTCATTATTACATTTGTTTTCACGATTTCTTTTATAATGACGGTACAATTTGATATTCGGATTATGTTCTTTCATATGGCAAGAGTGATCGGAAGTTTAACTCTTGTATTACTGTTTAATATATTAATAATTCTAGTTCAAAATAAGCAAATGCAAAGGAAAAAGAGTATAAAGGTTGCGAATCAATACCTTCCGATGATCGAAGAATTGATTGTAGAAGTAAGAGCAAGGCAACATGAATTTGATAATAAACTGACTGCAATCTTTAGTATATTGGAGAGTGCCAATGACATAGAGGAAGCGAAAGTAAAAATCTTTGAGTATACGAAAAATGTACAGTTAGACAATAATTCAAAAGAATTATTTATGTGTGAAAATCGGATAATAGCAGGAGTAATCTATGCAAAGATTCAATTAGCAAAGGAAAAAAACATTGAAGTCGTGGTGGTGAATAAAGCGTCCTTTTGTAATATTTCAACACCAGAGTATGAATTAGTCGAAGTATTAGGAATTTTGATTGATAATGCAATTGAAGCCGGAAATGAGAGAGACATCATCTATATCGAGATGAAACGAGAAGAACAATATTTAGAGTTCGATGTCAGCAATCCTTGCGAATCAATGTCTACTACCCAATTTATGAATCTATTTGAACGAGGATATTCAAGTAAACAGAGTAAGCAGATAGCACGAGGGTACGGATTGTATAATGTTAAGAAAATTGTCGAACAGTATGATGGAAGAATTATAACGAAAAATATAGAGAGAAATGAACAAAATTATATTATGATTGGAATATGTCTACCATAATGGTTGGAATGAACAGGGGATATAGAGGAATGAAATATGAATCATTCTTTTATATCCCCTATTCGTTCCTAGTCTATTGAACTCTACATGAAACGTGCTTATACTAAGAAAACAATATTGAAAAAGGAGATCACAAGATGAAAAATTTAATAAAATCTCAGATAAAAAAGTATAGGTGGTCGGTTCTAAGTGCATGCTTAATTGCTTCGTTATTCACTTGTTTTATGATTTATCAGGTTGCCAATAGCTATTCATTAGAATTAGATTTAGAAACGTGGGAAATCGCTACAAAGTATATCGCATTCTTGTTTCCACTATTGGTTGTAATTCCAACATGCTGGAGCTTATATTACGAAAAAAAGAATCGTTATTTAATTTATACATTACCTAGAATTTCTAAGAAAAAATACGTTTTGGCAAATTGGCTTGTATCCGCTCTGGCAGGTGGTCTGATTCTTTTCATCAGTATGATGATTGGTGTCATTGTTGCTTTGTATGTGAAACCCGAGATAACAAGTAATCTGTCCTATATTGATCCAGTGACAGAACAGGCGGTATCGATATCTAATTATCATATATTGGGTGAGATATTTGTGAAACAATCCTTGTTATATGGAGTTATATTAAGTGTATGGAGAGCTATCATAGGGATGATCATTGCAACCATGGGTGTTGTGTTTGCTCTTTGCTTTGACAATATATTCGTAATTCTTACAGGCCCATTTGTATATGTATTGCTGGAAAACTTCTTGTTTTCAGTTCTTGGAAAACCAGAATATCGTTTAGTAACCTCATTTGATCCATCCTGTATTGATTTTCATAGGATAACAATTCAATCGATGTTGGTAGGACCCGCCATAGCAATCATTCTAACTGCAGCTATTTATATTTATGTGATCAAGATAAAGAAACATGATCCATTTCAGGTATAACACATGAATCAAGTAAAGAAATATATTAGAAAAACAGATTATAGATATCTTGCATTTTTAACAATTGGATGCTTGCTTTTCTTTGTGAGTGATCTTAAAAATAGCGAATTAAGTCGAGAACAGTTTTTGCTACAAATGATAACAGAACATTACTATATCACCTATTTTATGATTCCACTTTTTCTTGTAATGCTTTTTAAACAGTTGGAAAAAGAACAAATCATAATCATAATAAGGTATTCAACCTTTTGGAGATATTTTAAGCAAAAGATAGTAGAGCAGGTAGTAATGGTTGGAATATTTCTGTTGAATCAAGTAATTGTAATGATAGGAATAGCAGCTTTCCTTCCATCTAAAAATGCGTTTTTATCATTAGAATTACAAAAAAATATGAGATATGAAGTGATAACGGAATATGGTAAATACTTTGGTAAACCTCTTACTGCATTTTTTGTTAGTAGCGTCTATATGGGGATTGGCTTGCTTTTAGTAGCAGTTGTTATTACATGGATTGGACATTATTTTGAAACTAAAACAGCATCCCAAATTATAATATCTATCTATTTGCTTATTGTAGTTGGACTTAAGGTGCCATATGTAAGTAACATTCCATTTTTATGTATGGATAATTTTATCGTATTTCATAGGAATTTTTATTATCAGGGTAAGTTAGCGGTTAATGTAATATCGCTATTATTGATCTGTATATGGATCTATCGCAGTATCAAATACTCATGGGATCGTATCCCAGCATTTACTGGACGCAAAAGAAGAGGAATTGATCAGTATTATAGAAGGATACTTTTTTCAAAAAAAAGACTACTTATTATGATAGGAATCAGTGTTTTGCTTACAACTTGGCTATATATACAGTTAGCAGGAGAACCTATATCAATCAGTGAATATTTTCACAGATTATATAGTGGAATTATGTCAGGCAATAGAAATATTATTTTAACGATATTCTCACTTGTGATTACACTAACACCTATTTATATGGTCTTACAATTTATTGAAAAAGAAAGCAGCAATCAAGGCATTACTTCTATCATTCGCCTAGGAAAAACTAGTATTTGGTATTATGCGTTGATATGGAATGTGATGCGATTTCTAATACTGTATGTCTTAGTTATTTCTACTATTGGGATGATGATAGTAACCATAAATAATGGTTATTGTATTAGTCTGCCAGATATTCATGAGGTTATTATTATATCAACATTCAAGTATCTAGATATTATATTGCAATTCTTCCTGATCTTTGGAATATACTGTTATACGCGCAGTACCACAGTATCATTTTGTATTGGTTTAGGGTTGAATTTTATATCATTAATATCGTTTAAAGGAATCTTATTCAATCCAATGGGGTTATTTAACATAACAAGACTAGAGCAATTAGGTCAGATTGGGTGGATTCATGTCATCATTGGAATGATAGGAGCTTATTTACTTTTAGTAGTATCACATGTATGGATATTAACAAAAGGACATCGAAGATTATTAATTCAGTAGAGAGAGGAAATAGATATGGAAAATAAAATAGAAATACATGATGTAACTAAATCATTTCATGGAGGTTGCATTCTTAAGAATATTAATTTAACAATACCAACTGGAAGTACAGTCGGTATTGTAGGAGCAAATGGAAGTGGAAAGTCTGTTCTATTTAAATTAATATGTGGTTTTGTTAAACCAGACCAAGGAGAAGTTATTGTGAATGGTGAAGTATTAGGTTCAAAAAATGATTTCCCTCAAAATGTAGGTGTATTCATTAATGAACCTGGCTATATCAGCATTTATAATGGATTTCAGAATCTTAGATATTTAGCAGACATTAAAGGGATCATTAGTGATTCACAAATCTGTGATACAATGAAACTTGTTGGATTAGATCCTAAGAACAAGACTAAAGTTGAGAACTATTCACTCGGTATGAAACAGAAACTTGGTATTGCACAAGCGATTATGGAAGATCAGGAAATTGTTATATTAGATGAGCCATTTAACGCTCTTGATTATAAAACACACCAAGATATTAAAGAGATTATTCGTATTTTACAAAGTGAAGAAAAAACAGTTTTACTTACGAGCCATAATTATGAGGACATTGAAGAATTATGTGATTATATTTATTTGATTGAAGATGGTGTATTAGAAGAATTATCTGGGTTGGCATTGGACAGATACAGAAATTGCAAAAGATAGTAAATGAATAATAAGGCAAATCATTGTGATTTAGGTCACGTTGGTTTGTCTCATTCATGATATTCTTTTGAGATGATATTAAGCCCTACAAATTCAAATTTGTCATTATCTTAATAATACTTGAAAGTCAAAAACAATGAAATGATTATTGACAAGCAACAGATATAGCTATATATTCAAAGAGTGAATGGCATTCAAATAAGTCTCCATTCACTCTTAAAATTATCATAGAATTCCCTATTTACAGAAAAAATTTCACAGACTCGCTCCCAATGCTATTTTTATTCTTTTTTCATTATACCACTTGATATAATTATTAACGATATCAATAAACTCATCCCTAGTTACATTCAACCAAGATTTACCGTAGTACATTTCATTTTTTAATCTACCAAAGAACCCCTCACACGCAGCGTTATCAGGCGAACATCCTTTTTCAGACATGGAGCGTACTAGGTTTTTTTGCTCATTCGCTCAATCCAACCAGGCCATCTGTAATGGCATCCACGATCAGAATGAATGATTGGGTGTTCAGAATTATCCAATGTTGTAATAGCTTGATCGAGCATGCTGTTTACAAGGTTTGCATCGGGTGATGTTCCAATAGACCAGGTGACAATCATACCATCAAAGCAATCAATGATTGGTGATAAGTATACTTTTCCTGCTGGTATATGAAATTCAGTAATATCTGTTAACATTTTTTTTATTTGGCTTATTAGCATGAAAATCTCTATGTATCACATTCGCTACAGCTGGACTTATCTCACCCCTATAGGAATTATATTTTCGCTTTCTGACGGTAGGGATCACTAGTAAATCCTTACGCATAATTCTACGAATAACCTTTTCAGATATCTGAATTCCCTCTCGTTTTAAAACTGCATAAATACGTCGATATCTATAACTCATTCCAGATTCCTTAAATATCCGTTCTATTGTTTTTCGTACATTTTTATATTTATCTGCTTTGTGTAAAACTTTTTTATGGTAGAAGTAACTACTTTTAGCAATATTAAGGGATTCGAGTAAAACATTTATACCATATTTACTTTTTAGAGCACCAATCAGTATGGCTTTTTCATGATTTGTTAAAGAGTTAGTACTGATGCTCATCCTTTTTTTAATAATTCAGATGATTTTTCTAAGATATCATGTTCTAACTGTAAACGAAATACTTCCTTTTTTAATGATTTGACTTGTTGTTCTAGTTCAGCCTTTTCATTAATCAAAGAGGTTGAAGTATTAATTGTAGAATTCTTTTTTCTAGACATAGACTTAATTTTCTCCGTACTAAGTAGTTTTCTTCTCCATTCATATAGGGTTGCTCTAGGTACGCCATATGACTTTGCTATACTTTCAGCCGAATCATTTCTATTACAAAGTTCGATTACTGCTTGTTTCTTTTTATCTAGAGGATATCTTACCATATATTTACTTGTGTCACAACGTTTTGTCGAAATAGGAGAAGCTTCATCTATCCATGATCTTCATGTGATTTTTGATGGATAGCCAAGTACCTGTATTGTGTGAGACAATGTTCTCCCATGATTAAAATAATATTCAATAGCAGTATGCTTTTGCTCATCGGAGTAAATAGATTTTTTTGTATGTTTTTCAGGAAAACCACCTTGACTGATGTATTCTTTATACCATTTATATAAAATACGTCTAGATGGATAGCCTAATTTTTTTATTACAGGATCAACCTGTAGGTCATACTTAAGATATAATTCAATTGCTTTTCTTCTCTGATCATATGTATACATAGACAAAATCCTTTCTAAAAAGTCTAAGATTTTGTCCGCATCCCCCTCCTGTCTAATGGATTACAATATCTATTAGAAAAGGAGTTTACTTATGAAAAAAATTACTGAGGAAACAAAGAAGAAAGTTGTTAAACTACATATTTAAGATGATCGTACGATCTCAAATCTGGCTGATGAATAGGACGTATGTACAACTATCATTTCAAACTGAATGCGTACATATCGTGAAGAATGCCAAAATAATGATGCAGCAAGATCTGAGTTAGAATTAATGCAAGAAGTCCGAAAACTAAGGGAAGAGCTTGAAAAATCAAAGAAGAAAAACGAGTTCTTAAAAAAACAGCGCCATTCTTGGCGAAGAAAATCGGATAGTGGAATATCAATTCATTGAGCAATATCAAAAAGAATTTGGTTTACGTTGGTTATTAAAATGAAGGTGAATCTTTCAAAACGCATACTACAATTATCTGAAGCATACAAAAGCAGAATATCCGGCTGAAAAGAGTAGAAACATACGAAAGAATAAAAGCACATTATTTTTGAAATGATATTTATGCAATTAAGAAGTGATGGTTTCTTATTTGTCTTGTGTAACTGTTTTGTATTATATACTTATGTAGTTTAATAGTATTCACCAGTATTTCTATTAAATATATATGCACAATTAGTATTTAACTATGATAAAATATAGTTGTTTTATAATACATTAAATGTATGTTAATTTTTACTAATAAGGAGGAAATAGATTGAGAAAATTAATAAAAGATGATGAGCCACTACCTTCTCACACTAAATTAAAGTATTTTGAGTGTTACGCAAAAATAGTTTTAGAAGATATGTTTCCTAAAATTTTTTTTAATCTTAAAATTAAAGATAAACCTGATTTACAGAATAATATATCTAATATTGGAGTAGAAGTAACTTCTTCAGTTGATAAGAGTCATAAAGAAGCTGAAGCACTATATGCTGAATGGAGTTATAAAGAAGATTGTAATAGGAATTTTATAGAGAAACAAATCAAAAAATGTGGTGCGAAAATAGAGGAGGGAATCTTAATTGGAAAACCTGGTGAGGATAGTTTTCTTAATGTAATTAAGCAAGCAAAGTTAAAGGTATTAAAATTAAATAAATATAGTCATTTTACTAAGCAGTATTTATTTATTTTCTCTGATATCCTTGCAGATAAACATATGTTGGATAGTGCATTAGAGGAGTTAAGAGAGATATGCGATAGGCCTAATAGCTTTGATTGTATCTTTGTACTTGTGCCTGAACAAATTTACATATTTGATTTAATAAAGAATAAATGGAGTGTACGAGCGATCTCAAATAAAAAACAATATGAACATGGAATGATAGCAAGGGAAATGGTGATTTTGGAAGAAAACAAATAATTTCATTATAATGACACATTCCAGATGTTTAAAATAGTAGGAAATATATTAGAGCTTTTTATAGATGTAAAAAAGCGTTATCTAATGGAAAAACAGGATTAATACTATAGAAATAAATGATGAGTATGATGTTCAAGACTTACTTAAAGGTATCTGAAATTATGTATAGATGAATTAAAGTTTCATATTAGTTTAAATGAAAGGAAGGACTTTATGGAATATTCGGCGCATACTAAACCGGGAATGGGGGATCCATACTGGTATGAATGGTCTGTGGGTCAGAAATATATTATTGATATGTTGAATCCTGATAACGAAATAAGTTTTGTGGAACTACAGGCAGATGTTTCATTAGGACTAGATGATGTAACTGTAACATATGAGAATGGACATACTTTATTTGTGCAGGTAAAACATACAAGGGCAAATGATACTTTGACTTTTGGTGATCTGGTTAGTACCGATGATAATAAGAAAAATGATGAGCACAAAATATCACTACTTGGAGAATTAGCACAGTCATGGAATATAGAGTCAAGAAAGTATAGGAAATCAAAAGTATGTATTTTTACTAATAGAGTTGAAGGTACAAAAGTAACATCAACGAGAAAAGGTAAAAGATTTCAAAGACCTGCGTTATCTGTTTTTTTGTCCTTGCTAGAAAAAAAGCTAAAGACAGCAACCCTATTTTCAGACTTGAAATTTGATGAGTACAAAGAGGCCTGGGAAGAATGGAAAAAGCAAATGTCATGTATTAAAACGGACACAGATAAGCTTCGTTTTTTAAGATGTCTAGAAATTAAAACAAATCAGTCTAATTTAGATGAAATAGAAATAGATTTACTAAATCAATTACAGACAGTTTTTAGAACTAATAATACTGTTGCGGTAGGTTTATTGACTAAATTAGATCATGCATTAAGAAATTGGACTTCATCTATAAGAAAACATTCTCGCATTTCTGTTGAAGATGTGTATTCGGCATTGGCATTAGAAGATAATATTCCTGTATACAATCATGACTTAATACCAACTGAGCCATTCTTTAAAAGCCGTAATATCTTGGTTGATAAACTAGAGAGAGAATTAGTTTATGGAGATCATAAAGTGGTATTCTTATCAGGAGTACCAGGATCCGGTAAAACTAATATTGTTAGTAAGTTATGTAATAAAAGAGATAGTTGTATTAATATTAGATATTATGCGTATGAGCCAATTAATCCTGCAAAAGAATATGTATCAATGGATGTATCACAACGTGTAAGAAAAGAAAACTTTTGGAATGAGCTTTTTAATCAATTACGCAAATTGCTTAGTGGAAACTTAAAAAAATATAATGTACCTGTAGTAAATGAATTAATGTCATTAGAAGAGATGAGGACAAGATTTTTTGAAATCGCATCAAATTATGCATCAGATGGTAATAAGCCATTCATCATTGCTATTGATGGAATAGATCATGCTGCTAGAGCAGGAATATTGTCAGAGACTTTTCTACCTACAATCCCTAATCCTGAATACATTCCAAATAATATTAAAATATTAATTTCTGGTCAGCCAAAAGATTCGTATAGAAACTATCCTAGATGGTTATTAGAAGATAACTTACAAGTAAAAGAAGTTACTATTTCTAAATTGGGTTTTAATGATATTTTATCATTAGTAGTTCAACAATTTCCTCATAAAAACGAGATAGAATGTATACAAATAACAGATGTAGTATCCAGATATGCTGAGGGAAATACGCTTGCTGCTATATTTGCAGTATATGAAGCTACCAAACAATCAAATGTAGTTTCATTGGAGAATGAACTTAGGTCTAGAAGATTAAGCGGTAATATTGAAGAATATTATCGAGTTATTTGGGAAAGTACAAAAAATAGTTTTAAATCTATTCCATATATCGATTATAAATTAGCAGGAATTTTTTCATATTTCAATGAACCAGTAACAGCCCGTAAATTGAATGATATCTTTTGTGGGGAAAACATATCACTGGGGATGTGGAAAAATATACTTAAATCATTGAAACCACTCTTACAAGAGAATGATGGTAAGTATACAATATTGCATAACGATGTTCGGGTTTTTTTGTCAGGAATTATTAAATTGGATCAAGAACATATTACAGAAATAGCTAGCAATCTGGTAGACTATTATTTTAACTGTACTGATAAAAGTAAAGCATTTTACTATGATATATTTAGATTACTAAAAATGGCTAAAAGAGAGCATGAGTTTGCAAATTTCTATAATACTGATTTTATAATTGAAGCATATGTACATGGTGTCGAGACTATAGAGTTAAAACAGATTTCAAATGATATTTTAAGATTTGTAATTACACAGGATAAAATTGATTGGAACAATATGAGAAAGCTTTCCATAGGATTTATGACAATAGACCAGATAGAAAAAAGTAAATGTGAAGAAGAAAAATCTATTTATAGAGATAAAGCACGCGTTTTGAATGTACATCCTTATGAATGTTATGTAGAGTCTCAATCAACTTGGACAGTAAAATTAATTGAAAAAGTATTATATCAGATAAATGAATTATATGATAATCAAGATACACTGCGTGCTGTTGGACTTTTTAAAAGATGGTTTTCGGGATTAAATGCCCAGCAACTATGGGGATTTTTAAAGAGAGAATGGGGAGGAAGAGAGGAATTCCTTTCTCAAAACTTTCAAAATATAGCTAATGATTTTGGAAAATTCTCATGTATCTCAGAAGACGTAACTATTCTCAAGGACATAAAAAACCTTGCAAAGGATCAGAGAAGTTTTGTGGCTTGTATTACTAATTCATTCTTTAATACAGCACTAAATACTATGAGTGGTGAGAAGTTAGCGAACGCATTGGAGAAACAGGAAATACTTTACGCAGATACTATAGTAGAAGGAATAAAAATATTACTTAAAGATAAAAGATATGAGGATTTAGCAGTTCTAGAGAAAGTCTTACATGATAGACTTGTTAATAATAGTTTTGGGTTATTTTTAGATGTATTTATGCAAATTGCTACAAATACTGTCACGAATAAGGACGGCAAAGCTTTATTAAAACTATGGGATAAATTAAAATATGTTGAGCTACCATCAAAAATTTCAGGGAATGCAATTGAATATTATAGTATGTTTGCAATTGTTGCTGGATATCTTAGGGTAGATGCAGAAAGATTCAATATTGCAGAAGAAATTATAAGTCGTTACATATCAAATTTTTCTTATAAAAGTCATTCCTACTATGGAGTTTTTTTTTGGTAATATTTGTCTTATTGGAAAATGGATATATTTTAATCAAGTTAAGAAGATATTTTTTGAAAGTATAGCAGAATTCAAATTGCTATTAGAGGCACTTTTTTTGAAGGAATGGCCAGTTAATGTTTTGGATAATGAAGTTGCAGAGTTAAAACCTTATATTCTTAAAGCTTATATCGACTTGTCATATTCAGGAGATGATAAGTATAAACAAATAGTTGATAAAATCTGTATGAAAATATTTGATAAGCATCCTGTTAATCAGATGTTGGAGGCAGGCGCATATTATTATCGTAATGACTTAAAAAAGTTAAATATGTGGTTCGAAGATTGGTTAGGTCAAAGAGGTAAAGTGTGGAATCTAAGAATGGGGGAACGAAATAGTATCTTATTATCGTTTGTACAGATTAAAGAAAAATATGATCATAACAATGTTATTAGTATTCAATTTGCAATTGAACAAGCAAAATGGTCAGTTATAGGTTATGCTTCGCGTAAGGAGTATTCGGGAGATTATTTACTGAGCTGGTATAATAACCTTGTTAAGTATGATGCAAGTATGATTTATACGTATGCAAAAAAGGTAAAGGAGATATCTGATAAAATTACAGAAGTAGGAGATAATCGTGTAGAGTACAATCTTAACTCAAAGGTATTTTCAGATTTGTTTAGCTGTGGCTTTCTTTCAATAAAAAATACTTTACAAGATAATTATTACCTTTCTCAATGTATTAAAGAACCTGAGTACTTAGTGGATGGTTTAAGTGGGTATTTAAAAACGATGCACTTGAATAGAAATGAATTACTGGAAGTGTGGGCATTAGGAATAGGATTGCTAGATTGGAGAGATGAAGATAATCATGCAACTATACATTCATTACAGATGGCAATAGAAAAGTGTGCAAAAAAGAATAACGTCTTAAATATTTATAATGAACTTAAAAATTACGGTACAGCATATATCGATTTAGTTTCTAATTCTGCGAAATATAATATGCCAGAAAGATGGCGCGAAAATAGAATAAAAAGAGGATTAAGCGAAATGCCACTACAAGTTATTCAATCTTATTATGAGGATGAAAATACTAATATTTCATCAACAGAATTGCTTAATGCTTTGAAAGAGCTGAAGCACAATGAAGAATTAAGTTGTGAACTTTTAGAAAAACTAGCACTGAAAGAGTTTGATAATGAGAAATATGGCATTAACCACAATTGTTTGATAGAGTATTTAAT carries:
- a CDS encoding two-component response regulator; the encoded protein is MKILLAEDDTTIRQRLIQSVNNNIINSEITSYKSANETLCYAKQNKIDLFILDIQLTDYKGTHLAKQIRAIPEYKFTPIIFITALAGEELMAYRELKCYSFITKPFTEQEIYEALKEVQEYIENVSSKKKTIRIEQKCYIFEYDVNQISYIESYGKQILIHVKRNHTIEVDQIAGYSLKGMMELLRDCQFVQCHKSYLVNCNEISRIDKSNNIIYIRENEEPIPIGNKFRELILGER
- a CDS encoding two-component sensor histidine kinase, malate gives rise to the protein MDMIHIFIITLLDVISLFVLCNILLSKEEVSSANWVKWLVCVTLFYLFSRIEFTSWDQSITTDLQIFNMDILPVSSFGGTILLCIVLMISNSLFLKMSNQKSFLGTMFLLSSFIFIRVFAIILCSPIGREGYVYSVLFRIVTFIIILVIASFRPYHRLERWMIENNMITKFSVIITFVFTISFIMTVQFDIRIMFFHMARVIGSLTLVLLFNILIILVQNKQMQRKKSIKVANQYLPMIEELIVEVRARQHEFDNKLTAIFSILESANDIEEAKVKIFEYTKNVQLDNNSKELFMCENRIIAGVIYAKIQLAKEKNIEVVVVNKASFCNISTPEYELVEVLGILIDNAIEAGNERDIIYIEMKREEQYLEFDVSNPCESMSTTQFMNLFERGYSSKQSKQIARGYGLYNVKKIVEQYDGRIITKNIERNEQNYIMIGICLP
- a CDS encoding ABC transporter, ATP-binding protein, translating into MENKIEIHDVTKSFHGGCILKNINLTIPTGSTVGIVGANGSGKSVLFKLICGFVKPDQGEVIVNGEVLGSKNDFPQNVGVFINEPGYISIYNGFQNLRYLADIKGIISDSQICDTMKLVGLDPKNKTKVENYSLGMKQKLGIAQAIMEDQEIVILDEPFNALDYKTHQDIKEIIRILQSEEKTVLLTSHNYEDIEELCDYIYLIEDGVLEELSGLALDRYRNCKR
- a CDS encoding mobile element protein; the protein is MYTYDQRRKAIELYLKYDLQVDPVIKKLGYPSRRILYKWYKEYISQGGFPEKHTKKSIYSDEQKHTAIEYYFNHGRTLSHTIQVLGYPSKIT